A single window of Flagellimonas maritima DNA harbors:
- a CDS encoding T9SS type B sorting domain-containing protein — MSTQLLKNLFNSKKTLKRKSHPAINILRRIFTLVSFISLFILCTFQTNAQQLDTWFTADRAVNSEPLPTPGQLQLFTPYAPADGTPVNIWYDFVDFTAQDGVPHPAPADYPAAPPTGFDYPFGPGFLSPAGSIAGIPTLRRNRMNFNPAVEFDGSGDGEALHFRSNSRNNITVIVVFEGLGAGNSAETQRLLFGGDVDTHLSGRTNISLGLSNGNRFSVGRTWLGDGGGFFESGNIDLLGSPTIGVFTRNVIGFEEERLITKVNGIPDIATDRSDITADQELFYFNRLGKHFNSNDSNRNFSGDIAEVLFFDGVFPEATYVQRAESYLAIKYGITLNGAGALGSIAGNTSYNYLAADGTVIWQAMPSPYIYDIAGIGKDRFADLDGGIPNNSSDDRKLRYNLHQRISKSVNTEAIVTVSTNSNFGNDNLDDTRTPVDTGVSAFSTRHNYLVWGNDHASLSETVVELPLSGDVDSRISREWKVQMSNSAGLSPIPNVSVSVDLSGSDILANDACAIHLMIDTDGDGDFTTGPITYITATSIIGTNAFFDNVNFEDEDVFSIAYGDFTPPTASNPASIDVCDTVPAPDPDVVIDEADNCAVDTVVHLNDVSNGGSNPEIITRTYRITDTSGNFIDVEQTINVYTSPNITDLADPTACDSYTLPPISGSNLTGNEAYFSESGGMGTQYNEDDVLTASGTYYIYDETGTTPNCSDEESFILTIISTPTVSVTASSDPTTCGGSDGSIALQFTDVPPGNYTITYFDGAADQDILNVPVAADSATLTGLSAGTYEDIRITVSGCASAADGPDVTLSDPETPTVSVTASSDPTTCGGSDGSIALQFTDVPPGNYTITYFDGAADQDILNVPVAADSATLTGLSAGTYEDIRITVSGCASAADGPDVTLSDPETPTVSVTASSDPTTCGGSDGSIALQFTDVPPGNYTITYFDGAADQDILNVPVAADSATLTGLSAGTYEDIRITVSGCASAADGPDVTLSDPETPTVSVTASSDPTTCGGSDGSIALQFTDVPPGNYTITYFDGAADQDILNVPVAADSATLTGLSAGTYEDIRITVSGCASAADGPDVTLSDPETPTVSVTASSDPTTCGGSDGSIALQFTDVPPGNYTITYFDGAADQDILNVPVAADSATLTGLSAGTYEDIRITVSGCASAADGPDVTLSDPETPTVSVTASSDPTTCGGSDGSIALQFTDVPPGNYTITYFDGAADQDILNVPVAADSATLTGLSAGTYEDIRITVSGCASAADGPDVTLSDPETPTVSVTASSDPTTCGGSDGSIALQFTDVPPGNYTITYFDGAADQDILNVPVAADSATLTGLSAGTYEDIRITVSGCASAADGPDVTLSDPETPTVSVTASSDPTTCGGSDGSIALQFTDVPPGNYTITYFDGAADQDILNVPVAADSATLTGLSAGTYEDIRITVSGCASAADGPDVTLSDPETPTVSVTASSDPTTCGGSDGSIALQFTDVPPGNYTITYFDGAADQDILNVPVAADSATLTGLSAGTYEDIRITVSGCASAADGPDVTLSDPETPTVSVTASSDPTTCGGSDGSIALQFTDVPPGNYTITYFDGAADQDILNVPVAADSATLTGLSAGTYEDIRITVSGCASAADGPDVTLSDPETPTVSVTASSDPTTCGGSDGSIALQFTDVPPGNYTITYFDGAADQDILNVPVAADSATLTGLSAGTYEDIRITVSGCASAADGPDVTLSDPETPTVSVTASSDPTTCGGSDGSIALQFTDVPPGNYTITYFDGAADQDILNVPVAADSATLTGLSAGTYEDIRITVSGCASAADGPDVTLSDPETPTVSVTASSDPTTCGGSDGSIALQFTDVPPGNYTITYFDGAADQDILNVPVAADSATLTGLSAGTYEDIRITVSGCASAADGPDVTLSDPETPTVSVTASSDPTTCGGSDGSIALQFTDVPPGNYTITYFDGAADQDILNVPVAADSATLTGLSAGTYEDIRITVSGCASAADGPDVTLSDPETPTVSVTASSDPTTCGGSDGSIALQFTDVPPGNYTITYFDGAADQDILNVPVAADSATLTGLSAGTYEDIRITVSGCASAADGPDVTLSDPETPTVSVTASSDPTTCGGSDGSIALQFTDVPPGNYTITYFDGAADQDILNVPVAADSATLTGLSAGTYEDIRITVSGCASAADGPDVTLSDPVLSISIITQNTLCLDSEDGSVDVSITNGDAPYTVQLNSGADMMFQNDSFTIDNLAPGNYDISVTSNNGCSSESSFEIFIEGPDLSATIDTDYLCSGNTPINRTEILLVDQSISSDVLYAIDSTNPADFVLSPVFNDLAPGSHFAAILHTDGCLSTIPFEIDEINPLEMVIVKNNEAEIEVTVSGGLPPYTYFYNDNPGTSQNTLTALESGSYVVRVVDSLGCEVFDTTSVDLVDIEIPNFFTPNGDGNNDFWGPRNIEKLPNIETYVFDRYGRKIKIMGQSNNGWDGTYESNPLPSGDYWYTIRLNDGTGREYVGNFTLYR; from the coding sequence TCACCAGCTGGTTCTATAGCTGGAATACCAACACTCCGTAGAAACCGAATGAACTTCAACCCGGCTGTTGAATTTGATGGGAGTGGAGATGGAGAAGCATTGCATTTTCGTTCAAATTCCAGAAATAACATCACAGTAATTGTTGTTTTCGAAGGTCTAGGAGCAGGAAATTCGGCTGAAACACAACGCCTTTTATTTGGTGGCGATGTTGACACACACCTTAGTGGCAGAACTAATATTTCGTTAGGCCTGTCAAATGGAAATCGTTTTTCTGTGGGTAGGACCTGGCTTGGAGATGGTGGTGGATTCTTTGAATCTGGCAACATAGATTTACTGGGAAGTCCTACTATCGGAGTATTTACGCGAAATGTTATAGGCTTTGAAGAAGAACGCTTGATTACTAAAGTTAATGGGATTCCAGATATAGCTACAGATAGAAGTGATATTACTGCAGATCAAGAATTATTCTATTTCAATAGACTGGGAAAACATTTTAATAGCAATGACTCCAATCGAAACTTTAGTGGTGACATTGCTGAAGTTCTTTTTTTTGATGGTGTTTTTCCAGAAGCTACCTACGTTCAAAGAGCAGAAAGTTACTTGGCAATTAAATATGGAATAACTCTAAATGGAGCGGGGGCTTTGGGAAGCATTGCCGGAAATACCTCTTATAATTATCTGGCAGCTGATGGAACAGTGATATGGCAGGCTATGCCCTCGCCTTATATCTATGATATTGCTGGGATTGGTAAAGATAGATTTGCAGATTTGGATGGAGGCATTCCAAACAATAGCTCAGATGACAGAAAATTACGTTACAACCTACACCAACGTATTTCCAAAAGCGTAAATACAGAAGCCATTGTAACCGTCTCAACCAACTCAAATTTTGGTAATGATAATCTAGATGACACAAGAACACCAGTTGACACAGGTGTTTCAGCATTTTCTACTCGGCACAACTATCTGGTCTGGGGCAATGACCATGCAAGTTTATCAGAGACAGTTGTTGAACTTCCTTTATCTGGAGATGTGGATTCAAGAATTTCAAGGGAGTGGAAGGTACAGATGTCGAATTCTGCTGGATTAAGTCCTATTCCAAATGTAAGTGTCAGTGTTGACCTTTCAGGCTCGGACATTTTAGCAAACGATGCATGTGCAATACATTTAATGATAGATACTGATGGAGATGGTGACTTTACAACGGGACCCATAACTTACATAACTGCTACAAGTATTATAGGTACGAATGCATTTTTTGATAATGTAAATTTTGAAGACGAAGATGTTTTTAGTATAGCCTACGGAGATTTTACACCTCCAACTGCAAGCAATCCAGCATCAATTGATGTATGTGATACAGTACCAGCTCCAGACCCAGACGTTGTTATTGATGAAGCTGACAATTGTGCTGTAGATACTGTAGTACATTTAAATGATGTATCAAATGGGGGTTCGAATCCAGAAATAATAACCCGTACCTACCGAATAACCGACACTTCTGGCAATTTTATAGATGTAGAACAAACGATAAATGTATATACCTCCCCAAACATCACCGACTTAGCCGACCCCACTGCCTGTGATTCCTATACTCTTCCCCCTATCTCAGGCTCCAACCTAACGGGCAACGAAGCATACTTTTCAGAATCGGGGGGCATGGGAACCCAGTACAATGAAGACGACGTACTCACAGCTTCTGGAACCTATTACATCTACGACGAGACGGGTACCACGCCGAACTGCTCTGACGAGGAGAGTTTTATTCTGACTATAATCTCCACCCCCACCGTGAGCGTAACCGCATCCAGCGACCCCACCACCTGTGGCGGAAGCGACGGCTCCATAGCCCTGCAGTTCACCGACGTGCCACCGGGCAACTATACCATAACCTATTTCGACGGGGCAGCGGACCAGGACATCCTTAACGTGCCCGTGGCGGCCGACAGCGCAACCCTCACGGGACTCAGCGCAGGGACCTACGAGGACATCAGGATCACCGTGTCGGGCTGCGCATCCGCAGCCGACGGGCCGGACGTGACCCTATCAGACCCCGAGACCCCCACCGTGAGCGTAACCGCATCCAGCGACCCCACCACCTGTGGCGGAAGCGACGGCTCCATAGCCCTGCAGTTCACCGACGTGCCACCGGGCAACTATACCATAACCTATTTCGACGGGGCAGCGGACCAGGACATCCTTAACGTGCCCGTGGCGGCCGACAGCGCAACCCTCACGGGACTCAGCGCAGGGACCTACGAGGACATCAGGATCACCGTGTCGGGCTGCGCATCCGCAGCCGACGGGCCGGACGTGACCCTATCAGACCCCGAGACCCCCACCGTGAGCGTAACCGCATCCAGCGACCCCACCACCTGTGGCGGAAGCGACGGCTCCATAGCCCTGCAGTTCACCGACGTGCCACCGGGCAACTATACCATAACCTATTTCGACGGGGCAGCGGACCAGGACATCCTTAACGTGCCCGTGGCGGCCGACAGCGCAACCCTCACGGGACTCAGCGCAGGGACCTACGAGGACATCAGGATCACCGTGTCGGGCTGCGCATCCGCAGCCGACGGGCCGGACGTGACCCTATCAGACCCCGAGACCCCCACCGTGAGCGTAACCGCATCCAGCGACCCCACCACCTGTGGCGGAAGCGACGGCTCCATAGCCCTGCAGTTCACCGACGTGCCACCGGGCAACTATACCATAACCTATTTCGACGGGGCAGCGGACCAGGACATCCTTAACGTGCCCGTGGCGGCCGACAGCGCAACCCTCACGGGACTCAGCGCAGGGACCTACGAGGACATCAGGATCACCGTGTCGGGCTGCGCATCCGCAGCCGACGGGCCGGACGTGACCCTATCAGACCCCGAGACCCCCACCGTGAGCGTAACCGCATCCAGCGACCCCACCACCTGTGGCGGAAGCGACGGCTCCATAGCCCTGCAGTTCACCGACGTGCCACCGGGCAACTATACCATAACCTATTTCGACGGGGCAGCGGACCAGGACATCCTTAACGTGCCCGTGGCGGCCGACAGCGCAACCCTCACGGGACTCAGCGCAGGGACCTACGAGGACATCAGGATCACCGTGTCGGGCTGCGCATCCGCAGCCGACGGGCCGGACGTGACCCTATCAGACCCCGAGACCCCCACCGTGAGCGTAACCGCATCCAGCGACCCCACCACCTGTGGCGGAAGCGACGGCTCCATAGCCCTGCAGTTCACCGACGTGCCACCGGGCAACTATACCATAACCTATTTCGACGGGGCAGCGGACCAGGACATCCTTAACGTGCCCGTGGCGGCCGACAGCGCAACCCTCACGGGACTCAGCGCAGGGACCTACGAGGACATCAGGATCACCGTGTCGGGCTGCGCATCCGCAGCCGACGGGCCGGACGTGACCCTATCAGACCCCGAGACCCCCACCGTGAGCGTAACCGCATCCAGCGACCCCACCACCTGTGGCGGAAGCGACGGCTCCATAGCCCTGCAGTTCACCGACGTGCCACCGGGCAACTATACCATAACCTATTTCGACGGGGCAGCGGACCAGGACATCCTTAACGTGCCCGTGGCGGCCGACAGCGCAACCCTCACGGGACTCAGCGCAGGGACCTACGAGGACATCAGGATCACCGTGTCGGGCTGCGCATCCGCAGCCGACGGGCCGGACGTGACCCTATCAGACCCCGAGACCCCCACCGTGAGCGTAACCGCATCCAGCGACCCCACCACCTGTGGCGGAAGCGACGGCTCCATAGCCCTGCAGTTCACCGACGTGCCACCGGGCAACTATACCATAACCTATTTCGACGGGGCAGCGGACCAGGACATCCTTAACGTGCCCGTGGCGGCCGACAGCGCAACCCTCACGGGACTCAGCGCAGGGACCTACGAGGACATCAGGATCACCGTGTCGGGCTGCGCATCCGCAGCCGACGGGCCGGACGTGACCCTATCAGACCCCGAGACCCCCACCGTGAGCGTAACCGCATCCAGCGACCCCACCACCTGTGGCGGAAGCGACGGCTCCATAGCCCTGCAGTTCACCGACGTGCCACCGGGCAACTATACCATAACCTATTTCGACGGGGCAGCGGACCAGGACATCCTTAACGTGCCCGTGGCGGCCGACAGCGCAACCCTCACGGGACTCAGCGCAGGGACCTACGAGGACATCAGGATCACCGTGTCGGGCTGCGCATCCGCAGCCGACGGGCCGGACGTGACCCTATCAGACCCCGAGACCCCCACCGTGAGCGTAACCGCATCCAGCGACCCCACCACCTGTGGCGGAAGCGACGGCTCCATAGCCCTGCAGTTCACCGACGTGCCACCGGGCAACTATACCATAACCTATTTCGACGGGGCAGCGGACCAGGACATCCTTAACGTGCCCGTGGCGGCCGACAGCGCAACCCTCACGGGACTCAGCGCAGGGACCTACGAGGACATCAGGATCACCGTGTCGGGCTGCGCATCCGCAGCCGACGGGCCGGACGTGACCCTATCAGACCCCGAGACCCCCACCGTGAGCGTAACCGCATCCAGCGACCCCACCACCTGTGGCGGAAGCGACGGCTCCATAGCCCTGCAGTTCACCGACGTGCCACCGGGCAACTATACCATAACCTATTTCGACGGGGCAGCGGACCAGGACATCCTTAACGTGCCCGTGGCGGCCGACAGCGCAACCCTCACGGGACTCAGCGCAGGGACCTACGAGGACATCAGGATCACCGTGTCGGGCTGCGCATCCGCAGCCGACGGGCCGGACGTGACCCTATCAGACCCCGAGACCCCCACCGTGAGCGTAACCGCATCCAGCGACCCCACCACCTGTGGCGGAAGCGACGGCTCCATAGCCCTGCAGTTCACCGACGTGCCACCGGGCAACTATACCATAACCTATTTCGACGGGGCAGCGGACCAGGACATCCTTAACGTGCCCGTGGCGGCCGACAGCGCAACCCTCACGGGACTCAGCGCAGGGACCTACGAGGACATCAGGATCACCGTGTCGGGCTGCGCATCCGCAGCCGACGGGCCGGACGTGACCCTATCAGACCCCGAGACCCCCACCGTGAGCGTAACCGCATCCAGCGACCCCACCACCTGTGGCGGAAGCGACGGCTCCATAGCCCTGCAGTTCACCGACGTGCCACCGGGCAACTATACCATAACCTATTTCGACGGGGCAGCGGACCAGGACATCCTTAACGTGCCCGTGGCGGCCGACAGCGCAACCCTCACGGGACTCAGCGCAGGGACCTACGAGGACATCAGGATCACCGTGTCGGGCTGCGCATCCGCAGCCGACGGGCCGGACGTGACCCTATCAGACCCCGAGACCCCCACCGTGAGCGTAACCGCATCCAGCGACCCCACCACCTGTGGCGGAAGCGACGGCTCCATAGCCCTGCAGTTCACCGACGTGCCACCGGGCAACTATACCATAACCTATTTCGACGGGGCAGCGGACCAGGACATCCTTAACGTGCCCGTGGCGGCCGACAGCGCAACCCTCACGGGACTCAGCGCAGGGACCTACGAGGACATCAGGATCACCGTGTCGGGCTGCGCATCCGCAGCCGACGGGCCGGACGTGACCCTATCAGACCCCGAGACCCCCACCGTGAGCGTAACCGCATCCAGCGACCCCACCACCTGTGGCGGAAGCGACGGCTCCATAGCCCTGCAGTTCACCGACGTGCCACCGGGCAACTATACCATAACCTATTTCGACGGGGCAGCGGACCAGGACATCCTTAACGTGCCCGTGGCGGCCGACAGCGCAACCCTCACGGGACTCAGCGCAGGGACCTACGAGGACATCAGGATCACCGTGTCGGGCTGCGCATCCGCAGCCGACGGGCCGGACGTGACCCTATCAGACCCCGAGACCCCCACCGTGAGCGTAACCGCATCCAGCGACCCCACCACCTGTGGCGGAAGCGACGGCTCCATAGCCCTGCAGTTCACCGACGTGCCACCGGGCAACTATACCATAACCTATTTCGACGGGGCAGCGGACCAGGACATCCTTAACGTGCCCGTGGCGGCCGACAGCGCAACCCTCACGGGACTCAGCGCAGGGACCTACGAGGACATCAGGATCACCGTGTCGGGCTGCGCATCCGCAGCCGACGGGCCGGACGTGACCCTATCAGACCCTGTTTTAAGCATTAGCATTATTACTCAAAACACATTGTGTTTAGACTCTGAAGATGGATCAGTGGATGTTTCGATTACCAATGGAGATGCGCCATATACTGTGCAGTTAAATTCTGGTGCTGATATGATGTTTCAGAACGACAGTTTTACGATAGATAACTTGGCGCCTGGAAATTATGACATCTCCGTAACATCTAATAATGGGTGTTCTTCTGAATCTTCATTTGAGATTTTTATAGAAGGGCCTGATTTGAGTGCTACAATAGATACCGATTATCTATGTAGTGGAAATACTCCGATCAACAGAACCGAGATTTTGTTGGTAGATCAAAGTATTTCATCAGATGTGCTTTATGCTATAGATTCCACAAATCCAGCAGATTTTGTCCTAAGCCCAGTATTTAATGATTTAGCTCCAGGAAGCCACTTTGCTGCTATTCTGCACACGGATGGTTGTCTAAGTACAATTCCTTTTGAAATTGATGAAATCAATCCGTTGGAAATGGTGATAGTGAAGAATAATGAAGCTGAGATAGAAGTAACTGTCTCTGGCGGTTTGCCTCCATATACCTATTTCTATAATGATAACCCAGGTACTTCGCAAAATACATTAACAGCACTGGAAAGTGGAAGCTATGTAGTTAGAGTGGTCGATAGTCTAGGTTGTGAGGTATTTGATACCACATCTGTTGATTTGGTAGATATTGAAATACCAAATTTCTTTACCCCGAACGGTGATGGAAACAATGATTTTTGGGGTCCTAGAAACATAGAGAAACTGCCCAATATTGAAACCTACGTTTTTGATAGATATGGCAGAAAAATTAAAATCATGGGGCAATCCAATAACGGTTGGGACGGTACCTACGAATCCAATCCGTTGCCTTCTGGTGACTATTGGTACACAATACGGTTAAACGATGGCACTGGACGCGAGTATGTTGGAAACTTTACCCTTTATAGATAA